The sequence below is a genomic window from Candidatus Bathyarchaeota archaeon.
TCTTCGATATTGACTTGCCCATACAATATGTTAGCAGCCATTCTGAGGGGATAACGGGTTGCCAAATCGGCCCCGACGAAAGGTTGTTCCTGAAGATGCGAAAGCCTTTTGAAGTTTCTAGAGTCACGCTCACATAGAAGTATTTCTCCACCCCACGCACCGCCGTCAAGACCATATCCATACCCGTCGCAGCATATTCCAATAATCTGGTCCACCCCATGCTCAGCCATAAGTCCAGCGATATGTGCTTGATGATGTTGCACTTCAATGAGATCCCATCCATATCTATGCGTGAGATCCCGCGCAAGTTGAGTGGTAATGAATCTCGGGTGCATATCACATGCAACTGCGCCTACCTTCGCATTCGTTAAGTGTATCATGTGATGAACTGTTCTTTCAAGAAAATCTCGGGTCTCAACATTTTCGACATCGCCTATATGCGGTGATAAGAATGCTTTATCGTCGAGGATTATGCATATAGTGTTATTCAATTCTCCTCCTAGCCCGACAGCACATTTTTCCGCCTTAAACCTAAGAAAAATTGGTGCAGGTGCATATCCGCGTGATCGTCTTATATGTACTGGCATACATTCGTGGACCCTCACTACTGAGTCGTCGCATCTCTGGGCTATCTGGCGGTTGTGAATAAGAAAATAGTCGGCAGTCTCTCTCAGTTTTCTAATAGCCTCTCTCTCATCTACTATTATTGGCTCGTTAGGCGGGTTCGCGCTTGTCATGACGAATGCAGGGTCTGCTACTTGGCTGAATAGTATGAAATGTAGTCCAGTGTAGGGTAGCATAACGCCTATATTATGAAGGCCTGGAGCGACCAGATCGGACAGGAAGTAGTGTCTGCTCTTCCTTAAGAGGACTATAGGCCTCGCGTAGGATGTCAGTAGCTTAGATTCCATTGGACTTATAATGGCAAAGGTCCGTGCGGTTTTAAGGTTTGGAGCCATAACAGCAAATGGTTTCTGTCGACGGTGCTTTACCCTTCTCAGCCTTGCAAGCGGCTCATCTAGGACTGTTGAAGCAGCGAGGTGGAATCCGCCAAGTCCTTTCACTGCAACCAGATATCCTTCAGAAATCAGTTTTCCCGCCTCTGCTATTGGATCCTTGAGGTAAAGTTTTTGCCCATCATTTGTGGTGAGGTAAGCTTCGGGACCGCATTTAGGGCAGGCTACCGTTTGCGCGTGAAAGCGTCTGTCAAGGATGTCCTGGTACTCTGTGTAGCAGAGAGCACACATTGGGAAATCGCGCATTGTGGTGTTTTCCCTGTCGTAGGGGAGTTTTTCTATTATTGTATATCTTGGCCCACAGTTTACGCATGTTATGAAGAAGTAATTGAATCTGTGGT
It includes:
- the hypF gene encoding carbamoyltransferase HypF, which encodes MYRYDASFYSDNANEDTDRLCRGKGCRNLRLKVIISGIVQGVGFRPFVYRIAIKHGLTGYVRNRGDAMVEILLEGREESINKFLKDVIEKKPPIAQIHKIEKRKLEGREKNKRFRIKQSTKIVENSGSIIPPDIAICSECLKELKSPDNHRFNYFFITCVNCGPRYTIIEKLPYDRENTTMRDFPMCALCYTEYQDILDRRFHAQTVACPKCGPEAYLTTNDGQKLYLKDPIAEAGKLISEGYLVAVKGLGGFHLAASTVLDEPLARLRRVKHRRQKPFAVMAPNLKTARTFAIISPMESKLLTSYARPIVLLRKSRHYFLSDLVAPGLHNIGVMLPYTGLHFILFSQVADPAFVMTSANPPNEPIIVDEREAIRKLRETADYFLIHNRQIAQRCDDSVVRVHECMPVHIRRSRGYAPAPIFLRFKAEKCAVGLGGELNNTICIILDDKAFLSPHIGDVENVETRDFLERTVHHMIHLTNAKVGAVACDMHPRFITTQLARDLTHRYGWDLIEVQHHQAHIAGLMAEHGVDQIIGICCDGYGYGLDGGAWGGEILLCERDSRNFKRLSHLQEQPFVGADLATRYPLRMAANILYGQVNIEEWLLSNEKYFPHGREEVYVLLHQLEHKKDNLKTSSCGRVLDAISAILGVCFERTYEGEPAMKLESIAVDGKLPFKVKPRIENGILNTTFIVSEIFENREKFHRADLAYLAHAYLAEGLASIAIEKAFQEDIEHIGFTGGVAYNQIITSIMRRIIKKAGLKFLTHQCVPPGDGGLSAGQAILAAKNET